GTAGCCCTCGAGCGTGAAGTCCTCGTACTCGAATTCGTCGATCTCCCGCCGTTCCGGATTGATGATCATCCGCGGTAGAGGTCTAGGCTCACGGGCGAGTTGAGTCTCGGCCTGCTCCCGGTGATTGGCATAGAGATGAACGTCTCCAAAAGTGTGAACGAAATCGCCCGGCTCCAGATCACAGACTTGCGCCATCATTTGCAGGAGCAAGGCATAGGAAGCGATGTTGAAGGGCACTCCGAGAAAAATATCGGCGCTGCGCTGATAGAGCTGGCAGCTGAGCTTTCCATCGGCCACGTAGAATTGGAAAAGCGCATGGCACGGGGGCAATGCCATCTGATCGATCTCCCCGGGGTTCCAAGCCAAGACCATGTGCCGGCGACTGGCCGGATTCTTGCGCAACGACTCGACTACTTCCGCAATCTGGTCGACTTTTTTCCCGTCAGGCCCCTGCCACGACCGCCATTGGGCCCCATAGATGCGCCCCAGATCTCCATTGGGCGCGGCCCATTCGTTCCAAATTTTTACGCCGTTTTCCTGCAGAGAACGGGCGTTCGTTTCGCCTCGGAGGAACCAGAGCAATTCATGAATGATCGATTTCAGGTGAACTTTCTTCGTCGTCACCAACGGAAATCCTTCGCTCAGGGGAAATCGCAATTGAGCCCCGAAAAGGGACCAAGTGCCCGTTCCGGTCCGGTCATCGCGGAAACTTCCCGTTTCCAGGATCGAACGCATTAA
The Puniceicoccus vermicola DNA segment above includes these coding regions:
- a CDS encoding thymidylate synthase, which encodes MKVYLDLMRSILETGSFRDDRTGTGTWSLFGAQLRFPLSEGFPLVTTKKVHLKSIIHELLWFLRGETNARSLQENGVKIWNEWAAPNGDLGRIYGAQWRSWQGPDGKKVDQIAEVVESLRKNPASRRHMVLAWNPGEIDQMALPPCHALFQFYVADGKLSCQLYQRSADIFLGVPFNIASYALLLQMMAQVCDLEPGDFVHTFGDVHLYANHREQAETQLAREPRPLPRMIINPERREIDEFEYEDFTLEGYDPHPGIKAPVAV